TACTGTGTATGCGCAATGGCAGCAGTTATGCAGCTGTCCATGCCACCACTCACCAGCACAATGGCTAAATCCTTCATGTAATGTTAAACCCCCCGTGTTTGTGGTTCCCAGATATATTTGTGGAGTTGCAGTTGAAATCGGACATGGAGGTTGTCTTCCAGGATCCATTGGGCAACCGTTCTCGGCACGATGCCATCAAAGACGGTTCCCATCAATACATTGGTAATCTCGGATAAACGATATTTCTCTATCACTTCTTTTGCCCATTCGTAATCACTTCGGGAATTTAAGACAAATTTTACCTCGTCAGATTTCGCAAGATAGTTAATATTTTGCCAGTGCATCAAATGACTCATGTTGCTATCTGGGCACTTAATATCCATAATTTTTATGGCTTCTTGTGGAATTATACGGATGTCGTAACTACCGTTTGTTTCCACTAAAACCGTATACTTTTTATCGAGCAATTCACCTATTAATAACGGCATATCTTTATCTGATAGAGGTTCACCACCAG
The sequence above is a segment of the Candidatus Brocadia sp. genome. Coding sequences within it:
- a CDS encoding radical SAM protein is translated as MKINEIFKSIQGETSYAGMPCTFIRITGCNLRCSYCDTTYAYEEGTEVSIGSVLGRVAGFKTKLVCITGGEPLSDKDMPLLIGELLDKKYTVLVETNGSYDIRIIPQEAIKIMDIKCPDSNMSHLMHWQNINYLAKSDEVKFVLNSRSDYEWAKEVIEKYRLSEITNVLMGTVFDGIVPRTVAQWILEDNLHVRFQLQLHKYIWEPQTRGV